TAATTTAAGCTTTGTGTGCAATCGTCCTGGTTTTAGTTTACCTGCATATTTTCCGGACGCAACGATGTCCGTGagaaatgtttgattttgtttcgttacgataaacttttcaactttacaaaaatatctcaaataTTTCGATCAGCTCTCTCTACAATCCTTCCTGTCCTATCTTAATCTTAATGTGGTTAAGGCGGTTATGGTTTTCATTTCACATCTACTGCTAACACATTCATCGTTTTGTTGATCGTACTACTGCATACTGGACAACGTTTAATGTAATGAATGAAACGAAATACTCATTTTGAAGCGGTTGACAAAAAGTATTCGCTCAgcgtaaaatatttattgtcgaTTCTTTACTTCCAATTGCCTGTGCAACTATTTGTGCAACGTCTGCATAGTAAGCGTTTTACAAACCATTGAATGGAGAAACTCGAATTCAAACTAGGGAATGTAGATTTCGATTATTTTATAGAACTTTACAGCCAAGTGAGTTATATACACAAGGGATAACTTTTGTGGAACGAATCGAATatttaaggccaggttaaggCGGTTTACATTGCGATGTAAGTAGCCTTAGCCTGGCCTTAACAAATTTTCGTATATCCATCAAACACACACTTTCGTCAAGGCAGCGAGCCAAACTTAGCTTATCGTTCTACAGTTCTATTCGTGCCACATCGTTTTCCATGCTTgtggaacgaataaaactATGGAACTAAGCAAAACCCacgaaaaggaaaaacttaTCTTGAATTAAGTTTAGTATCAATTCGTCGAGTGGAATACATCTGTAGTGACAGAAGGGTGCAATAGATTTACCACAATTTCCTTCCCTTGTTTTTGATTCGAGTTTTAAGTGAATCAACTAATTTTCCGTGTAGACCCTCGACAGTTTCGTAGAATTTTGTATTGTTCTTGGCCTCAACATTATTCGCAattaatgtcaaaaaattcCCGGGTTCGAAAGTTCGAAAATCGTGAGGCGTGAGTATTATGcgtttttcgaacttttgcGATTTGGTGGTTGAGGTTATGGCTTCGTGAATGACAAGTTGTCACAATACAAGTTAGTTATGTGTCATCTGTGTCCAACAAGACTAAGGTACTTCACTCGgtgaaaaattacgaaatcaattgatttactcaatttacgattttcatctttatcaaaaaagattttccggtaaaaaaaacttgcaatGACTGATAAAACGGTTAACTGGAACGGTGGCTTGCAGCCGGAGGCAGTTGAAATCTTGTCAGCGAATGGTGGTATGATCGTCTGTCCAACCAAAGTGGGCTATGTCGTCGTTACTTCCGATGCTAAAGGTCTGGAACGCAAGTTTAACGCGAAGGAACGCAACCGAAACAAACCGGCCGTTGTACCATGCGGTTCTCTAGATCAACTGAGAGAACTAGCACAACTGAACCCGGAAATTGACGCGCTGTATCAGCAACATTGGGATAAAGATGTGCTCCTTGGTTGCATCCTACCATGGAAACAAGAAGCCCTAGCACGGATTCCTGACGACGGCTCTGAAAAATTGATCATGGACCATCGTAAGACTAGCTGCTTTGTGATCAGGTTCGGTGTTCCGACAGAAGAACTAACGAAAGTGATGTgggaaaaatatggaaaattgtcACTTGCCAGCTCAGCGAATCCGTCAGGAAAAAGCAATCGTGGTCAAGTGAAAGATATTGGTGATCGTATTGAGCGTCATGCTGACTTGATCGTCGCAGCTGATGATTATGTGAAATCCATTCAACCCAACGAATCAGAAGAAAGCCGCTACGAGCAGGGAGTTATGGTATCAATGGTGGATGAAAACGGGAAGCTAGTGCCCGAGCAGAAAGGTGAACGTAATATCATTCCGTGTCCGGTGATCATTCGAAAAGGCTTGCATGTGGACAAAATTATGTCAATGATGTCCGATGTATTCACTACGTGGGACTACCGTCACGGCAACTACTATTGATTCCTTTATTTCCCGAACAAAGTCGTAGATGTAAACGAAACCAcagcaaataaaaaacgatttgatGTCAGTGAAATGAAGTGATTTTGTAAAATGCTGACGATATTATGTCCTACAGAAAGTTATGACAGCCGATCGCCATCCTTTGCtctattgaaataaattgccAACAAATTGGAAGGAAGATCTAGATCGATCGttcatgaaacattttccatagTTCGATTTAATATgagaaaatcttgtacttcattagcttTAACgtacaattttgtgatataaAATCTTGCTAACCCGAGCTCATTGCTTTTTTTGTGGTCGTTGTCGATAATAAATGGCATTcgttccattttgaatttttagacATGCTAATAGCGCCAGTACCTACAGTCTTGTTGGGTGTGATCGTAAAAATCAATCTGAATGCTGCGTTAGCGGCTAGATTTCGATGATAATACGGCGATAGGTTCCAATTCAAATAAGGGTTTCTCTTACCGTTTCATGTCATTCGTCTAGTATGCATAACAACGAGATTGATTTAGCACTTTGTAGCAGGAATGAACAAACACAATGTCGAACATAAGGGTCTCACAAAGACATAATGGTTAAAAACGTTATGATTTGCACcagaaaatgtaacatttttgttaacaTAGCACATCTGGGCACACACTTTTCAAACTGTGcaatataatttcaataaCGCAAAAGTGTGAAGCCTAAAATTTTCCTCTCGTTTTTGTGGGATTTGTACTACATTTCCATGGTCCAAACTGCAAACTAATGGAATTTGTtcttgtgtgaattttgttgattcagcGGGACTTGAACTTGCCAAatacggttggtttgaaacgagattaaatagggaccgccgaccaccaataatttttttttcatatttataatgagtgatggacaagaacatcacacaggaaaaaattagcccgaacccctgagccgtttctgagaaccagtggatgcgCTACCACGAGCAGTCAGACACAGcctgatcacaaattttaatggggatcggtagagggaacAATTCTAATATCTTCTGTGTAAAAAACATTGCTTTCGGTCATTTGCTCTCGGAGCAATAActgttgaaagtcaaaatttcaccattttcaaaGAGTAATATATCCCTGACAAAGTGACCGACCCAGCCAGTTAAGATTGATTCTAGACGCGGTTAGTAAGCTCTTTcgaatgacgaaaaaaaaaaatttgaaaaagttcttttatgttacattttcagagaagttactttttctgctaccctcggtgaaatttGGCCACTTCTGTACCTTTCTGGTAGCCttgtttcaaaattatttgccCCTAATATTATATCCTGAGGaataagcttttcaacgataccaaacatgccataCTTGATCCCCAACAAGTACTgttgatgattcagttttcaatcgaagtcaGTCTACTCGAAAATCTGGAGccctcgaaaacgaaattattaaatttaaagatttttttgaaaagaagtgGACTTTAATGACTCTCTGAGTCGGTACCATACACATAATTGAGTAAAAGACATTCAATTGTAATATtatcttgaaatttaataatttcgttttcgagggcttcagatttgcgagtagagtgacttcgattgaaaaactgaatcatGAACAGTACTTGTTGGGGATCAAGtatggcatgtttggtatcgttgaaaagcttattCCTCAGGCTACAATATCAGcgaaaaataagtttgaaataAAGCTACCAGAAGGGTACAGAAGTGACCGaatttcaccgagggtagcggaaaaagtaacttctctaaaaatgtaacataaaagaactttttcaaatgtttttttcgtcATTCGAAAGAGCTTACTAACCGCGTCTAGAATCAATCTTAACTGACTGGGTCGGTCACTTTATCAGGGATATattactcttcgaaaatggtgaaattttgactttcaacagtt
The DNA window shown above is from Bradysia coprophila strain Holo2 chromosome IV unlocalized genomic scaffold, BU_Bcop_v1 contig_84, whole genome shotgun sequence and carries:
- the LOC119072822 gene encoding uncharacterized protein LOC119072822, translated to MTDKTVNWNGGLQPEAVEILSANGGMIVCPTKVGYVVVTSDAKGLERKFNAKERNRNKPAVVPCGSLDQLRELAQLNPEIDALYQQHWDKDVLLGCILPWKQEALARIPDDGSEKLIMDHRKTSCFVIRFGVPTEELTKVMWEKYGKLSLASSANPSGKSNRGQVKDIGDRIERHADLIVAADDYVKSIQPNESEESRYEQGVMVSMVDENGKLVPEQKGERNIIPCPVIIRKGLHVDKIMSMMSDVFTTWDYRHGNYY